One segment of Brassica napus cultivar Da-Ae chromosome C3, Da-Ae, whole genome shotgun sequence DNA contains the following:
- the LOC106431228 gene encoding transcription factor GTE10 isoform X2, translated as MMGKAQKHSSRNSLGFVPGYIQSVDTTDSEIEEAHVRKRSRYSLNEDRYGVPKKVSSLSNMSSSEREHLVHKLRLELEQVRDLLKRIACISSATVLLSPFSDLRSCSDGSKNKRPPVRIDHKGSKKGPSRHSVPARLEVPASSRVASLMKECQTLLDRVWSHKLGVAFRNPVDPVLLNIPDYFTVVKHPMDLGTIRSRLRAGEYSSPLEFAADVRLTFSNSMAYNPPGNQYHKMARDLSAYFESRWKIIERKLPVVEPPVMSLTSSASLEFEVPCNVAPPRKITAAVNEGKLRVEPGKLVMTDGEKKKLSQDLEALGEEFPQNIVDLLREQSGSDDQSGEVEIEIEIDTLSDETLFMVRKLLDEHLREKKKSLEKSEPCAMEIVHDSGFSNSPLQPSKCDLLIDEDVDIVGGNDPPVSSHPPFKIEKDAACRNSSSSSSSESGSSSSGSCLCEPSSISLE; from the exons ATGATGGGTAAAGCACAGAAGCATTCTAGTAGGAACTCATTGGGCTTTGTTCCTGGTTATATTCAATCTGTCGACACCACCGATAGTGAGATAGAGGAAGCTCATGTAAGGAAGAGGAGTCGTTATAGTTTGAATGAAGATAGATATGGTGTTCCTAAAAAGGTTTCGTCTTTGTCAAATATGTCAAGCTCTGAGAGAGAGCATTTAGTTCACAAGTTGAGGTTGGAGCTTGAACAGGTCAGAGACCTTCTTAAGAGGATTGCATGTATCAGTTCAGCCACtgttttgttgtctccattcaGCGATCTTCGTAGTTGTAGTGATGGGAGTAAGAACAAGCGTCCTCCTGTGCGCATTGATCACAAGGGGAGTAAGAAAGGCCCATCTCGGCACTCTGTGCCTGCGAGATTAGAAGTCCCGGCAAGCTCTAGAGTTGCTTCGTTGATGAAGGAGTGTCAGACGTTGCTTGATCGTGTATGGTCACATAAGTTGGGGGTTGCATTTCGCAATCCAGTTGATCCTGTTCTGCTGAATATTCCAGACTATTTTACTGTGGTTAAGCATCCTATGGATCTTGGGACGATACGTAGCAGACTGCGTGCAGGTGAATACTCTAGTCCTTTGGAGTTCGCAGCAGACGTGCGTCTTACATTCTCAAATTCCATGGCTTACAACCCGCCAGGAAATCAATACCATAAGATGGCTCGAGATCTCAGCGCATATTTTGAGTCGAGATGGAAAATTATAGAGAGGAAATTACCTGTGGTGGAACCACCGGTCATGTCCCTAACCAGCTCTGCTTCTCTGGAGTTTGAAGTCCCGTGTAATGTAGCCCCGCCAAGAAAGATTACAGCTGCAGTGAACGAGGGGAAGCTGAGGGTGGAGCCTGGGAAGTTGGTTATGACAGATGGTGAGAAGAAAAAACTAAGCCAAGATTTGGAGGCGTTAGGAGAAGAGTTCCCACAGAACATTGTTGATCTCTTGAGAGAGCAAAGTGGCAGTGATGACCAATCTGGGGAAGTTGAGATTGAGATAGAAATAGATACGCTTTCTGATGAAACCTTGTTCATGGTTCGGAAACTCCTGGATGAGCATCTAAGGgagaaaaagaaatccctgGAAAAGAGTGAACCTTGTGCGATGGAG ATAGTTCATGACTCTGGATTTAGTAATTCCCCTCTGCAGCCTAGTAAAT GTGATTTGCTGATTGACGAGGATGTTGACATAGTTGGTGGGAATGACCCCCCTGTTTCTAGCCATCCCCCATTTAAGATAGAAAAAGATGCTGCATGTAGAAACAGTTCGAGTAGCTCCAGTAGTGAATCAGGCTCTTCATCTAGTGGTTCGTGTTTATGCGAGCCTTCTTCTATTTCGTTAgaataa
- the LOC106431228 gene encoding transcription factor GTE10 isoform X3, translating into MAIIEETAPPVRQDSPGKRQRAALLKNRFADTIMKAREKTLTKGENGDPEKLRIEREKFERRLREENARLQAEAKAAEEARRKAEAEAAEKARREREQEREAARQALQKMEKTVEINEGRRFMEDLEMLRATGAEADQLPTFMKEMSPNMLGSFKMEGNSNPLEQLGLYMKMDEDEEDEPHFSQGEVDEQPFDRKERLTLSPHVAEKEDQVDSGNEKPVSEKGQENENQEDEKEGEEQIENVPVNPHGEEGLVNGSEGREEVVSEQAQDNWNQEDEKLINQNEGKEQLENMPEQENGVEDKADEKAEVMDEETQVGDIVEEEAEVVDVDMVKVERN; encoded by the exons ATGGCTATCATAGAGGAGACGGCTCCACCTGTGAGGCAAGATTCCCCAGGAAAGCGTCAACGTGCTGCTCTGTTGAAGAATCGTTTTGCTGATACCATAATGAAAGCCCGAGAGAAGACCCTAACTAAG GGTGAAAACGGAGATCCTGAAAAACTGAGGATAGAAAGAGAGAAGTTTGAAAGACGGCTTAGGGAAG AAAACGCACGGTTACAAGCCGAGGCCAAAGCTGCTGAAGAGGCTAGGAGAAAAGCCGAAGCAGAAGCTGCAGAAAAAGCAAGGAGGGAAAGAGAGCAAGAGAGAGAAGCTGCACGACAAGCTTTACAAAAG ATGGAAAAGACTGTGGAGATAAACGAGGGTAGGCGGTTTATGGAAGACCTGGAGATGCTTAGAGCTACAGGTGCCGAGGCTGATCAGTTGCCGACTTTCATGAAAGAGATGAGCCCCAATATGTTGGGTAGTTTTAAGATGGAAGGAAATAGTAACCCATTAGAACAGCTAGGTCTCTACATGAAAATggatgaggatgaagaagatgagcCACACTTCAGCCAAGGAGAAGTAGATGAGCAGCCCTTTGATAGAAAAGAAAGACTCACGCTTAGTCCTCACGTCGCAGAGAAAGAGGACCAAGTTGATAGCGGAAATGAAAAACCGGTAAGCGAGAAGGGACAAGAGAATGAGAACCAAGAAGAtgaaaaggaaggagaagaacaAATAGAGAATGTGCCAGTTAATCCCCACGGAGAAGAGGGTCTCGTTAATGGAAGTGAAGGGAGAGAAGAAGTGGTAAGCGAGCAGGCACAAGATAATTGGAACCAAGAAGATGAAAAACTCATCAACCAAAATGAAGGAAAAGAACAATTGGAGAATATGCCAGAGCAAGAAAATGGAGTTGAGGACAAGGCAGATGAAAAAGCTGAGGTTATGGATGAAGAAACTCAAGTTGGGGACATAGTAGAGGAAGAAGCTGAAGTTGTCGATGTCGACATGGTGAAGGTAGAAAGAAACTGA
- the LOC106431228 gene encoding transcription factor GTE10 isoform X1: protein MMGKAQKHSSRNSLGFVPGYIQSVDTTDSEIEEAHVRKRSRYSLNEDRYGVPKKVSSLSNMSSSEREHLVHKLRLELEQVRDLLKRIACISSATVLLSPFSDLRSCSDGSKNKRPPVRIDHKGSKKGPSRHSVPARLEVPASSRVASLMKECQTLLDRVWSHKLGVAFRNPVDPVLLNIPDYFTVVKHPMDLGTIRSRLRAGEYSSPLEFAADVRLTFSNSMAYNPPGNQYHKMARDLSAYFESRWKIIERKLPVVEPPVMSLTSSASLEFEVPCNVAPPRKITAAVNEGKLRVEPGKLVMTDGEKKKLSQDLEALGEEFPQNIVDLLREQSGSDDQSGEVEIEIEIDTLSDETLFMVRKLLDEHLREKKKSLEKSEPCAMEIVHDSGFSNSPLQPSKCDLLIDEDVDIVGGNDPPVSSHPPFKIEKDAACRNSSSSSSSESGSSSSDSDSCSSSGSETDSIKVSNPTCTEEKKERGVGMKKKEDDNNGEKNVINESLNKLGQVELDVEGKSTTMDAVHALPAEETAPPVRQDSPGKRQRAALLKNRFADTIMKAREKTLTKGENGDPEKLRIEREKFERRLREENARLQAEAKAAEEARRKAEAEAAEKARREREQEREAARQALQKMEKTVEINEGRRFMEDLEMLRATGAEADQLPTFMKEMSPNMLGSFKMEGNSNPLEQLGLYMKMDEDEEDEPHFSQGEVDEQPFDRKERLTLSPHVAEKEDQVDSGNEKPVSEKGQENENQEDEKEGEEQIENVPVNPHGEEGLVNGSEGREEVVSEQAQDNWNQEDEKLINQNEGKEQLENMPEQENGVEDKADEKAEVMDEETQVGDIVEEEAEVVDVDMVKVERN, encoded by the exons ATGATGGGTAAAGCACAGAAGCATTCTAGTAGGAACTCATTGGGCTTTGTTCCTGGTTATATTCAATCTGTCGACACCACCGATAGTGAGATAGAGGAAGCTCATGTAAGGAAGAGGAGTCGTTATAGTTTGAATGAAGATAGATATGGTGTTCCTAAAAAGGTTTCGTCTTTGTCAAATATGTCAAGCTCTGAGAGAGAGCATTTAGTTCACAAGTTGAGGTTGGAGCTTGAACAGGTCAGAGACCTTCTTAAGAGGATTGCATGTATCAGTTCAGCCACtgttttgttgtctccattcaGCGATCTTCGTAGTTGTAGTGATGGGAGTAAGAACAAGCGTCCTCCTGTGCGCATTGATCACAAGGGGAGTAAGAAAGGCCCATCTCGGCACTCTGTGCCTGCGAGATTAGAAGTCCCGGCAAGCTCTAGAGTTGCTTCGTTGATGAAGGAGTGTCAGACGTTGCTTGATCGTGTATGGTCACATAAGTTGGGGGTTGCATTTCGCAATCCAGTTGATCCTGTTCTGCTGAATATTCCAGACTATTTTACTGTGGTTAAGCATCCTATGGATCTTGGGACGATACGTAGCAGACTGCGTGCAGGTGAATACTCTAGTCCTTTGGAGTTCGCAGCAGACGTGCGTCTTACATTCTCAAATTCCATGGCTTACAACCCGCCAGGAAATCAATACCATAAGATGGCTCGAGATCTCAGCGCATATTTTGAGTCGAGATGGAAAATTATAGAGAGGAAATTACCTGTGGTGGAACCACCGGTCATGTCCCTAACCAGCTCTGCTTCTCTGGAGTTTGAAGTCCCGTGTAATGTAGCCCCGCCAAGAAAGATTACAGCTGCAGTGAACGAGGGGAAGCTGAGGGTGGAGCCTGGGAAGTTGGTTATGACAGATGGTGAGAAGAAAAAACTAAGCCAAGATTTGGAGGCGTTAGGAGAAGAGTTCCCACAGAACATTGTTGATCTCTTGAGAGAGCAAAGTGGCAGTGATGACCAATCTGGGGAAGTTGAGATTGAGATAGAAATAGATACGCTTTCTGATGAAACCTTGTTCATGGTTCGGAAACTCCTGGATGAGCATCTAAGGgagaaaaagaaatccctgGAAAAGAGTGAACCTTGTGCGATGGAG ATAGTTCATGACTCTGGATTTAGTAATTCCCCTCTGCAGCCTAGTAAAT GTGATTTGCTGATTGACGAGGATGTTGACATAGTTGGTGGGAATGACCCCCCTGTTTCTAGCCATCCCCCATTTAAGATAGAAAAAGATGCTGCATGTAGAAACAGTTCGAGTAGCTCCAGTAGTGAATCAGGCTCTTCATCTAGTG ATTCTGATTCTTGTAGTTCCTCTGGGAGTGAAACAGATTCCATTAAAGTTTCAAACCCTACGTGTACAGAG GAAAAAAAGGAACGAGGAGTTGGTATGAAGAAAAAGGAGGATGATAACAATGGTGAAAAGAATGTTATAAACG AATCTTTAAACAAGTTGGGTCAAGTTGAGCTTGATGTTGAGGGAAAGTCAACGACCATGGATGCAGTACATGCCCTTCCAGCGG AGGAGACGGCTCCACCTGTGAGGCAAGATTCCCCAGGAAAGCGTCAACGTGCTGCTCTGTTGAAGAATCGTTTTGCTGATACCATAATGAAAGCCCGAGAGAAGACCCTAACTAAG GGTGAAAACGGAGATCCTGAAAAACTGAGGATAGAAAGAGAGAAGTTTGAAAGACGGCTTAGGGAAG AAAACGCACGGTTACAAGCCGAGGCCAAAGCTGCTGAAGAGGCTAGGAGAAAAGCCGAAGCAGAAGCTGCAGAAAAAGCAAGGAGGGAAAGAGAGCAAGAGAGAGAAGCTGCACGACAAGCTTTACAAAAG ATGGAAAAGACTGTGGAGATAAACGAGGGTAGGCGGTTTATGGAAGACCTGGAGATGCTTAGAGCTACAGGTGCCGAGGCTGATCAGTTGCCGACTTTCATGAAAGAGATGAGCCCCAATATGTTGGGTAGTTTTAAGATGGAAGGAAATAGTAACCCATTAGAACAGCTAGGTCTCTACATGAAAATggatgaggatgaagaagatgagcCACACTTCAGCCAAGGAGAAGTAGATGAGCAGCCCTTTGATAGAAAAGAAAGACTCACGCTTAGTCCTCACGTCGCAGAGAAAGAGGACCAAGTTGATAGCGGAAATGAAAAACCGGTAAGCGAGAAGGGACAAGAGAATGAGAACCAAGAAGAtgaaaaggaaggagaagaacaAATAGAGAATGTGCCAGTTAATCCCCACGGAGAAGAGGGTCTCGTTAATGGAAGTGAAGGGAGAGAAGAAGTGGTAAGCGAGCAGGCACAAGATAATTGGAACCAAGAAGATGAAAAACTCATCAACCAAAATGAAGGAAAAGAACAATTGGAGAATATGCCAGAGCAAGAAAATGGAGTTGAGGACAAGGCAGATGAAAAAGCTGAGGTTATGGATGAAGAAACTCAAGTTGGGGACATAGTAGAGGAAGAAGCTGAAGTTGTCGATGTCGACATGGTGAAGGTAGAAAGAAACTGA